The Acidobacteriota bacterium genome has a segment encoding these proteins:
- a CDS encoding DUF5615 family PIN-like protein, producing MRVLLDECLPRRLKREFKPPHSALSVAEVGWSGISNGMLLSLAAPKFDVFLTSDTNLELQQNLRDLSLIIVVLFAPSNDINVLAPLIPEVTQALADAKPGQVLHIGR from the coding sequence ATGCGAGTTCTTCTCGATGAGTGCCTGCCGCGCAGGCTGAAACGGGAATTCAAGCCTCCGCACTCAGCACTCTCGGTCGCCGAGGTCGGCTGGTCCGGGATTTCGAACGGCATGCTTCTCTCGCTCGCGGCGCCGAAGTTCGATGTATTCCTCACCTCGGATACGAACCTGGAGCTCCAGCAGAATCTCAGGGATCTTTCGCTCATCATCGTCGTGCTGTTCGCGCCCAGCAACGACATCAACGTTCTCGCACCTCTCATCCCTGAAGTCACACAAGCTCTCGCGGATGCCAAACCGGGACAGGTTCTGCACATCGGCCGCTAG
- a CDS encoding DUF433 domain-containing protein, whose amino-acid sequence MSHSVIRCDSEILSGTPVFAGTRVPARNLVDYLEGGHSLDEFLEDFPSVSREQAIAALEEAKGLLLAHASSSR is encoded by the coding sequence ATGAGTCACAGCGTCATCCGGTGCGATTCGGAGATCCTCAGCGGTACTCCGGTGTTTGCCGGGACTAGAGTACCGGCCAGGAACCTCGTGGACTATCTCGAGGGTGGCCATTCTCTGGACGAGTTCCTCGAGGATTTTCCATCGGTGAGCCGAGAGCAGGCCATCGCGGCACTGGAAGAGGCGAAAGGGCTCCTTCTCGCGCATGCGAGTTCTTCTCGATGA
- a CDS encoding TonB-dependent receptor plug domain-containing protein — MSSERMLIEMRESFVKSGVGVILLLMLVLSPGAASQPAATTEEAVTGKRVYLPADFERYAPQTALDMLQRVPGFSIRQEDSDRGLGIASGNVLVNGQRISGKSNDVITALGRISANSVERIEIMDGATLDIPGLSGQVANVIVRSGGLSGQYGYYPQVREYFSDPRLASFDVSANGKAGAIEYTIGLDNRANRSGAGGPTLIYDSDGTLLEHRDERWRGNSDNPRISGKFAYEGEGGSIGNLNVSYRRYMFDYLETGTRTREGEAERNRRVMIEEEGDIYEVGGDYELGLGTGRLKLIGIYTGNRIPSETDVTVAFADDQPMIGSRFARTGEESERIGRAEYSWKSAGAEWQVSGEAAYNELDSLSHLFVLRTDGNYEEVPLPGASAQVEEDRYELMGSYGRPLGENVALRLSIGAEYSKLDAGSAEGPRSFYRPKGEISTAWKISPRADLNVKLARRVGQLNFYDFLASVNLRDDTETAANPDLVPEQSWNLDIETVRTLGDLGTTTLRLYGQLIDDIIDYVPIGPTGEAPGNIDQATVYGFRSSTTFNLDSVGWPGARLDAFVQLEESEVEDPLTGEKRPISNNVMRNSGLALRHDVPRTDMAWGASAFYTYFEKNYRLTEVGRLWEGPVWVGLYLEHKDVYGLTIRGSIDNIADARSMWDRTVYDGRRTDSVAFVERRDRLIGPIFSLSIRGKF; from the coding sequence ATGAGCTCTGAAAGGATGCTGATTGAAATGCGAGAGAGTTTCGTGAAATCCGGAGTCGGAGTGATCCTGCTTCTGATGCTCGTACTGTCGCCGGGTGCAGCTTCGCAGCCCGCGGCGACCACCGAGGAAGCGGTCACCGGCAAAAGGGTGTATCTCCCTGCCGATTTCGAGCGGTACGCACCACAGACCGCGCTCGACATGCTGCAGCGTGTTCCCGGTTTCTCGATTCGGCAAGAAGACTCCGACCGGGGTCTCGGGATCGCATCCGGGAACGTTCTCGTCAATGGTCAACGAATCTCCGGCAAGTCCAATGACGTCATCACCGCCCTCGGTCGCATCTCGGCAAACTCCGTTGAGCGGATCGAGATCATGGACGGTGCAACGCTCGACATCCCGGGACTCTCGGGTCAGGTGGCGAACGTGATCGTCCGCTCCGGCGGGCTGAGTGGTCAGTACGGGTATTATCCCCAGGTCCGCGAGTACTTCAGCGATCCTCGTCTCGCAAGCTTCGATGTCTCGGCGAACGGGAAAGCCGGTGCGATCGAGTACACGATCGGGCTCGACAACCGGGCAAACAGAAGCGGTGCCGGCGGGCCTACCCTCATCTACGACTCGGATGGCACCCTGCTCGAGCATCGCGATGAACGCTGGCGTGGCAACTCGGACAACCCGAGAATCAGCGGAAAGTTCGCGTACGAGGGAGAGGGGGGATCGATCGGCAACCTCAATGTCTCCTACCGTCGCTACATGTTCGACTATCTCGAGACCGGTACTCGCACCAGGGAAGGAGAGGCTGAACGAAATCGCAGGGTGATGATCGAGGAGGAAGGCGACATCTATGAGGTCGGCGGAGACTACGAGCTCGGCCTCGGAACCGGCCGGCTGAAGCTGATCGGCATCTACACGGGAAATCGCATCCCGAGTGAGACTGACGTCACGGTTGCATTCGCCGACGATCAGCCGATGATCGGCAGCCGTTTCGCGCGAACGGGCGAGGAGAGTGAGAGGATCGGACGGGCTGAGTACAGCTGGAAGAGTGCCGGAGCGGAGTGGCAGGTCTCGGGCGAAGCAGCGTACAACGAGCTCGACAGCCTCTCACACCTCTTCGTGCTCCGAACCGACGGTAACTATGAAGAGGTTCCACTTCCGGGCGCGAGTGCTCAGGTCGAGGAGGATCGCTACGAACTGATGGGTAGCTACGGCCGTCCTCTGGGAGAGAACGTGGCCCTGAGACTTTCGATCGGTGCCGAATACTCGAAACTGGATGCCGGGAGTGCAGAAGGTCCGCGTAGTTTTTACCGGCCGAAAGGAGAGATATCGACAGCCTGGAAAATCTCACCGCGGGCTGACCTGAACGTGAAGCTCGCCAGGCGAGTCGGCCAGCTCAACTTCTACGACTTCCTCGCATCGGTCAACCTTCGCGATGACACCGAGACCGCTGCCAACCCCGATCTCGTCCCGGAACAGAGCTGGAACCTCGACATAGAGACGGTGCGGACTCTTGGCGACCTCGGTACGACCACGCTCCGCCTCTACGGGCAACTCATCGACGACATCATCGACTACGTTCCGATCGGCCCCACTGGAGAAGCCCCGGGCAACATCGATCAGGCTACCGTGTATGGGTTTCGGTCGAGCACGACGTTCAATCTCGATTCGGTCGGGTGGCCTGGAGCCCGCCTCGACGCATTCGTGCAGCTCGAGGAGAGTGAAGTCGAAGATCCCCTCACGGGTGAGAAACGACCCATCAGCAACAATGTGATGCGGAACAGCGGTCTGGCTCTACGCCACGATGTTCCGCGAACGGATATGGCCTGGGGAGCGAGCGCTTTCTACACATACTTTGAAAAGAACTATCGGCTGACAGAGGTGGGAAGACTGTGGGAAGGTCCGGTCTGGGTCGGCCTCTACCTGGAGCACAAGGATGTCTACGGCCTGACGATCCGAGGCTCGATCGACAACATTGCCGATGCGAGGAGTATGTGGGACCGGACGGTCTACGACGGAAGACGGACCGATTCGGTCGCATTCGTAGAGCGTCGTGACCGACTCATCGGTCCCATCTTTTCCCTGTCGATTCGCGGCAAGTTCTGA
- a CDS encoding SGNH/GDSL hydrolase family protein codes for MRSTLTILMSVTAILLTACGTSSPSRDGAKVSREVRSFGSSSDPTIRYLVLGDSTAAGVGGTYEEGIAVATSRHLAQSRRVIMTNLSVSGARANDVLHKQLPRLGGFVPDVVLLDVGANDVIKLTSAGSLERDLRSIIEHLISINCEVKTVVTGAAAMSTPPRIPRLLRGIAGWRTEVLNKVFRKEVERYDLTFAPIAEKTGPLFAQDKTLFSDDEFHPSDRGYQTWIDVINPALDHALASQPSHCGM; via the coding sequence ATGAGAAGCACGCTTACGATCCTGATGTCTGTGACTGCAATCCTGCTGACGGCCTGCGGAACCAGCAGTCCTTCTCGAGACGGAGCCAAGGTATCGCGGGAGGTCCGGTCCTTTGGGTCGAGCTCTGACCCGACGATTCGATACCTGGTTCTCGGCGACAGCACTGCTGCGGGTGTGGGCGGAACGTATGAAGAGGGAATCGCCGTAGCGACATCGCGGCATCTCGCTCAGTCGCGACGGGTAATCATGACTAACCTTTCAGTATCGGGTGCTCGAGCCAACGACGTTCTCCACAAGCAGCTCCCGCGTCTGGGAGGTTTCGTCCCTGACGTCGTGCTCCTCGATGTCGGGGCAAATGACGTGATAAAGCTGACCAGCGCGGGATCATTGGAGAGGGATCTGAGATCGATCATCGAGCATTTGATCTCGATCAACTGTGAGGTGAAGACCGTGGTGACTGGCGCAGCCGCCATGAGTACTCCTCCTCGGATTCCGAGGCTGCTTCGAGGTATTGCCGGATGGCGCACCGAGGTGCTGAACAAGGTCTTCAGGAAAGAAGTGGAGCGTTACGACCTTACGTTCGCCCCGATCGCCGAGAAGACCGGGCCGTTGTTCGCGCAGGACAAGACTCTCTTCAGCGACGACGAGTTTCATCCGTCAGATCGCGGGTACCAGACCTGGATCGATGTCATCAATCCAGCGCTCGATCACGCACTCGCATCACAGCCGTCTCATTGTGGGATGTGA
- a CDS encoding amphi-Trp domain-containing protein, with amino-acid sequence MADKSERDIEKGYPRAEFVAKLRRLADALENDERFEIRIAGERIYVPARATFTIEHERSDDEEEIEFQLKWKP; translated from the coding sequence ATGGCAGATAAATCAGAACGAGACATCGAGAAGGGGTATCCCAGGGCGGAGTTCGTGGCCAAGCTTCGTCGGCTGGCTGATGCCCTCGAGAACGACGAACGATTCGAGATACGAATCGCGGGAGAGAGGATCTACGTTCCGGCGAGAGCCACCTTCACGATCGAGCACGAACGCTCCGATGACGAAGAGGAGATCGAGTTCCAGCTCAAGTGGAAGCCATAG
- a CDS encoding GNAT family N-acetyltransferase, protein MATLSRMIKTPRLQVRRLEPADLPAFSELFADEDALKYYGDGVALSSQEAAEKLTFFSRHWDEHGFSLGAIVKKDSEEVVGFGGLALSWWDSAPEVFLSFLIGRAMWGQGLATELAEHAVRYGFAELGLQRITATVHPANTSALRVVERAGMRRIDYAEDIQRYQYEICQPAAPAN, encoded by the coding sequence GTGGCAACGCTCTCTCGGATGATCAAAACCCCTCGTCTCCAGGTCCGTCGGCTTGAACCTGCTGATCTTCCTGCTTTCTCTGAGCTGTTCGCCGATGAGGACGCTCTGAAGTATTACGGAGACGGCGTTGCTCTATCCTCTCAGGAGGCGGCAGAAAAGCTGACGTTCTTTTCACGACATTGGGACGAACATGGGTTCTCCCTCGGCGCGATTGTGAAAAAGGACTCAGAGGAGGTCGTGGGTTTCGGGGGACTGGCGCTCAGCTGGTGGGACTCAGCGCCAGAGGTGTTCCTGTCTTTCCTGATCGGCCGCGCAATGTGGGGCCAGGGCCTGGCCACGGAATTGGCGGAGCATGCAGTTCGCTACGGATTTGCTGAGCTTGGCTTGCAGCGAATCACCGCCACGGTCCATCCAGCAAACACAAGCGCTTTGCGGGTGGTCGAGCGCGCCGGAATGCGACGCATAGACTACGCTGAAGATATCCAGCGTTACCAGTACGAGATATGTCAGCCCGCCGCGCCCGCTAACTGA
- a CDS encoding BrnT family toxin: MEFEWDPQKDVANQSKHEVMFSEAASVFADPLAWTIPDPDHSESEYRYFTTTSERRLVIVAHTYRGDTIRIISARRATRRERKVYEEGE; this comes from the coding sequence ATGGGATCCGCAGAAGGATGTCGCCAACCAGAGCAAACACGAAGTCATGTTTTCGGAAGCCGCGAGTGTATTCGCGGACCCTCTGGCCTGGACGATTCCAGATCCTGATCACTCGGAGTCGGAGTATCGTTATTTCACTACCACGAGCGAGAGGCGGTTGGTGATCGTTGCTCATACCTACCGTGGAGATACGATTCGAATCATCAGCGCACGACGCGCTACGAGGCGTGAAAGAAAAGTCTATGAAGAAGGCGAGTAG